In Thiospirochaeta perfilievii, a single window of DNA contains:
- the trpA gene encoding tryptophan synthase subunit alpha yields the protein MNREIVSHLVAGYPTLEGSFEVAKGLIDGKGYALEIQIPFSDPSADGPTIEVACSQSLKLGFKVDMGFELIKRVKLYSPETPIYLMSYASIVFTNGVENFVKKAKLYGVEGLIIPDLTVGADEGLYELGKKYDVNIIPVLVTSVPKNRVDEILRNSSSDWVYIALRGGITGSYTEITKDNLDFLDYVKGYNKHVMAGFGIQSKEQIDVLDKHVDASVVGSYFVKKTKELFDKKMDLSKGISQVISDLRE from the coding sequence ATGAATAGAGAGATAGTTTCCCACTTAGTAGCAGGTTATCCCACATTAGAGGGTTCTTTTGAGGTCGCTAAAGGGTTAATTGACGGAAAAGGTTATGCCCTTGAGATCCAGATACCATTTTCTGACCCTTCTGCAGATGGCCCAACTATTGAAGTAGCTTGTTCCCAATCATTGAAACTCGGTTTTAAGGTTGATATGGGGTTTGAACTAATTAAAAGAGTTAAATTATACAGTCCAGAAACACCTATATATTTAATGAGTTATGCAAGTATTGTTTTTACAAACGGTGTGGAAAACTTTGTAAAAAAAGCTAAGCTATATGGTGTTGAGGGATTAATAATTCCTGACTTAACAGTAGGAGCTGATGAGGGTTTATATGAACTAGGTAAAAAGTATGATGTAAACATTATCCCTGTTCTAGTAACCTCTGTTCCCAAAAATAGAGTAGATGAAATTTTGAGGAACAGTAGTTCAGACTGGGTTTATATCGCTTTAAGAGGGGGAATTACTGGAAGTTATACAGAGATCACCAAGGATAACTTAGACTTTCTAGACTATGTTAAAGGGTATAATAAACATGTTATGGCAGGGTTTGGTATACAGTCAAAGGAGCAGATAGATGTTTTAGATAAGCATGTGGATGCATCTGTTGTTGGGTCATATTTTGTTAAAAAGACAAAAGAACTTTTTGATAAAAAAATGGATCTATCAAAGGGTATTAGTCAGGTTATTTCAGATCTAAGAGAGTAA
- a CDS encoding diguanylate cyclase produces the protein MLDKKFNDIYKNHFFDGLLEDELKSVDMRLFKEKKYKAGDVVIQQDTRGDFMFLIVSGEVIISKVMPTSEIELARRVSGEYVGEMALFDGQLRSANVVASSDVTGYIIDADLFFYLFRNFEQIKINIIKIINSTVRDTGIKLGESSVSHNKQLSIKDSELLKTRSLLNETIELKRYIDEQKCELELINRELEKRNKELYQLTIKDDLTHLYSNNHFNTLLENEYSRSIRYSINFSLLMVDIDDFANFNKNYGYFTGDRILKEMASTLSTLVRKEDVLGRVAGERFGIILPHQSIDDAVELSNKILNTIESNMFILDGKKTGLTVTIGITDNYIGDPNSSDDMRSYAEIAMKKAKVRGKNCLEVFIK, from the coding sequence ATGTTAGATAAAAAGTTTAATGACATTTATAAGAATCATTTTTTTGATGGATTATTAGAAGATGAGCTTAAAAGTGTGGATATGAGACTTTTTAAAGAGAAAAAATATAAGGCTGGAGATGTTGTTATACAACAAGATACCCGGGGAGACTTTATGTTTTTAATAGTATCTGGCGAGGTTATAATATCAAAGGTTATGCCCACATCTGAGATTGAGTTAGCTAGAAGAGTTAGTGGTGAATATGTCGGAGAGATGGCTCTTTTTGATGGACAATTACGTAGTGCTAATGTTGTCGCAAGTAGCGATGTAACTGGTTATATAATAGATGCAGACCTTTTTTTCTATCTTTTTAGAAATTTTGAACAGATAAAAATAAATATAATTAAAATTATCAACTCAACAGTTCGAGATACAGGTATAAAGCTTGGTGAGAGTAGTGTAAGTCATAATAAACAGCTCTCAATAAAGGATTCCGAGCTTCTAAAAACTAGAAGTTTATTAAACGAAACAATTGAGTTAAAAAGATATATAGATGAACAGAAGTGTGAATTAGAGTTGATTAATAGGGAGTTAGAAAAGAGAAATAAAGAGTTATATCAACTAACTATTAAGGATGATCTAACCCATCTCTACTCTAATAATCACTTTAATACACTATTAGAAAACGAGTATTCAAGATCAATAAGGTACAGTATTAACTTCTCCTTATTAATGGTTGATATAGATGATTTTGCAAATTTTAATAAAAACTACGGCTATTTTACAGGTGATAGGATTTTAAAGGAGATGGCCTCCACCCTATCAACACTAGTTAGAAAAGAGGATGTTTTAGGTAGAGTTGCAGGGGAGAGATTTGGTATAATTTTACCCCATCAATCTATTGATGATGCAGTAGAATTATCAAATAAGATCTTAAATACTATTGAGAGTAATATGTTTATTTTAGATGGCAAAAAAACTGGACTAACTGTAACTATAGGTATAACTGATAATTATATAGGAGATCCTAATTCAAGTGATGATATGAGAAGTTATGCTGAGATAGCAATGAAAAAAGCTAAGGTTAGGGGTAAAAACTGTTTAGAAGTTTTTATCAAGTAG
- a CDS encoding Sua5 family C-terminal domain-containing protein — protein MLEGGSCRVGIESTIISLVGTPTILRKGRITKEEIESVIGSVTVNINSSSKPEAPGMLEKHYAPTTKLEIYDNNKEYSGNIAFIAFGDNTPNIKLSSVVNLSEDSDYIEAGENLYSALRDLDKENFDLILTSYIPEISIGQAINDKLKRASA, from the coding sequence ATCCTAGAGGGAGGTAGCTGTAGAGTTGGTATAGAGTCTACAATTATTTCACTTGTTGGTACTCCTACAATTTTAAGAAAAGGACGGATTACCAAGGAAGAGATTGAGAGTGTCATTGGAAGTGTTACTGTAAATATTAATAGCTCATCAAAGCCGGAAGCTCCTGGAATGTTAGAAAAGCACTATGCACCAACAACTAAACTGGAAATATATGATAACAATAAAGAGTACTCTGGAAATATAGCATTTATAGCTTTTGGGGATAATACCCCTAATATAAAACTTAGTAGTGTTGTTAATCTTTCAGAAGATAGTGATTATATAGAGGCTGGAGAGAATTTATATAGCGCTTTAAGGGATCTTGATAAAGAGAATTTTGACCTTATATTAACATCATATATACCGGAGATAAGTATAGGACAAGCTATAAATGACAAGCTAAAAAGAGCTTCTGCATAA